One Caretta caretta isolate rCarCar2 chromosome 8, rCarCar1.hap1, whole genome shotgun sequence DNA window includes the following coding sequences:
- the LOC125641351 gene encoding uncharacterized protein LOC125641351, translating to MVVGDNLGSSDHELIQFNLNRKINKNKSATRVFDFKRADLQKLRTLVGEVDWTEELMDLKAEEAWDYFKSKLQKLSEACITRKGKKFIGRSCRPSWMSKHLREVIRKKQKAYREWKMGGISKKSYLIEVRTCRDKVRQAKSQVELDLAKGIKTNSKRFYSHINKKKTKKEEVGLLNTENGVEVKDNLDMAQYLNKYLASVFNKANEDLRDNGSMINGNEDMKVDITISEVEAKFEQLNGTKSGGPDDLRPRKLKELAHEIASPLARIFNESVNSGVVPYEGRIANIVPIFKKGKKSDPGNYGPVNLTPVECKVLEKILKE from the coding sequence atggttgtaggggacaatcttggttcaagtgatcatgagctaattcagttcaatcTGAACagaaagataaacaaaaataaatctgcaactagggtttttgatttcaaaagggctgacttgcAAAAATTAAGGACATTAGttggggaagtggattggactgaagaacttatggatctaaaggcagaggaggcctgggattactttaagtcaaagctgcagaagctatcggaagcctgcatcacaagaaaggggaaaaaattcataggcaggagttgtagaccaagttggatgagcaagcatctcagagaggtgattaggaaaaagcagaaagcgtatagggagtggaagatgggagggatcagcaagaaaagctaccttattgaggtcagaacatgtagggataaagtgagacaggctaaaagtcaagtagagttggaccttgcaaagggaattaaaaccaatagtaaaaggttctatagccatataaataagaagaaaacaaagaaagaagaagtgggactgctaaacactgagaatggagtggaggttaaggataatctagacatggcccaatatctaaacaaataccttgcctcagtctttaataaggctaatgaggatcttagggataatggtagcatgataaatgggaatgaagatatgaaggtagatattaccatatctgaggtagaagcgaaatttgaacagcttaatgggactaaatcagggggcccagatgaTCTTCGTCCAAGaaaattaaaggaattggcacatgaaattgcaagcccattagcaagaatttttaatgaatctgtaaactcaggggttgtaccgtatgaagggagaattgctaacatagttcctatttttaagaaagggaaaaaaagtgatccaggtaactacggGCCTGTTAATTTGACACCAGTAGAAtgtaaggtcttggaaaaaattttgaaggagtaa